A window of the Cryptosporidium parvum Iowa II chromosome 7, whole genome shotgun sequence genome harbors these coding sequences:
- a CDS encoding Sec61; signal peptide plus 9 transmembrane domain-containing protein gives MAKGLRFLNLIKPALCVIPEVSSPDRRVPFKERVLWTLISLFVFLVCCQIPLYGVLSSKSSDPFYWVRVILASNRGTLMELGISPIVTSSMVMQLLAGSKIIDVDQSLKEDRALFQGAQKLFGLLITLGEAVAYVISGMYGDIRTIGAWNAILIIIQLFFAGVVVILLDELMQKGYGLGSGISLFIATNICETIVWKAFSPTTINTGRGTEFEGAVIALFHLLFTKPDKISALREAFYRSHATNMTNLLATVLVFLIVIYFQGFRVDLAVKYQKVRGQQGSFPIKLFYTSNIPIILQTALVSNLYFFSQLLYRRFKSNMLVNILGQWQELDVGGQSIPVGGIAYYISPPNSLVDVVSDPIHTFFYISFVLISCALFSKTWIEVSGSSAKDVAKQLRDQQMIMKGYRDSSLVQVLNRYIPTAAAFGGMCIGALTIIADFLGAIGSGTGILLAVTIIFQYYEMFAKERESGNIVF, from the coding sequence ATGGCTAAGGGATTGagatttttgaatttgattaaGCCAGCTCTGTGCGTCATTCCTGAGGTATCGTCTCCAGACCGCAGAGTACCCTTTAAGGAGAGAGTCCTATGGACTTTAATATCTCTGTTTGTCTTTTTGGTATGCTGTCAAATTCCACTTTACGGAGTTTTAAGTAGCAAAAGCTCGGATCCATTCTACTGGGTTAGAGTAATTTTGGCTTCAAACAGAGGAACACTCATGGAATTGGGTATTTCACCAATTGTCACTTCCAGTATGGTTATGCAGTTATTAGCAGGAAGCAAAATCATCGATGTTGATCAAAGTTTAAAGGAAGATAGAGCTCTTTTCCAAGGAGCACAGAAACTTTTTGGCTTACTTATCACATTGGGTGAAGCTGTTGCATATGTTATTAGTGGTATGTATGGTGATATTAGAACAATTGGTGCCTGGAATGCAATTTTGATCATCATTCAACTCTTCTTTGCTGGTGTTGTAGTTATTCTTCTTGATGAGCTCATGCAAAAAGGCTATGGTCTTGGATCAGGTATTTCACTCTTTATTGCTACCAATATCTGTGAAACTATTGTCTGGAAGGCATTTAGTCCAACAACTATTAATACCGGTAGAGGAACTGAATTCGAAGGTGCAGTTATTGCTCTCTTCCATCTTCTATTCACAAAGCCTGATAAGATTTCAGCATTAAGAGAAGCCTTCTACAGATCCCACGCTACAAATATGACAAACTTACTTGCGACTGTATTGGTTTTCCTTATTGTTATCTACTTCCAAGGATTCAGAGTAGATCTTGCTGTTAAGTACCAGAAGGTACGTGGCCAACAGGGTTCGTTCCCAATTAAGCTCTTCTACACATCAAACATCCCAATTATCCTTCAAACTGCTCTTGTATCTAATCTATACTTCTTCTCCCAGCTACTTTACCGCAGattcaaatcaaatatGCTTGTGAATATTCTCGGACAATGGCAAGAACTTGATGTTGGTGGCCAATCTATTCCAGTTGGAGGTATTGCATACTACATTTCACCTCCTAACTCTTTGGTGGATGTAGTTTCTGATCCAATTCACACCTTCTTCTACATCTCGTTTGTCTTAATATCATGTGCTCTCTTCTCCAAAACCTGGATCGAAGTATCTGGATCTTCTGCAAAGGATGTTGCGAAGCAACTCAGAGATCAACAAATGATTATGAAGGGATACAGAGATAGCTCACTTGTTCAAGTTTTAAATCGTTACATCCCCACTGCTGCTGCCTTTGGTGGTATGTGTATTGGAGCTCTAACTATAATTGCAGATTTCCTTGGAGCTATCGGTAGTGGAACTGGTATTTTACTGGCTGTTACGATCATTTTCCAGTATTACGAGATGTTTGctaaagaaagagaaagtGGGAACATTGTGTTTTAA
- a CDS encoding splicing factor RRM domain containing protein; T22E16.120 SC35-like splicing factor, whose product MTFSVELGDDGIGGDNSTKKVYIDYNDGGDENREGDRKIDESKSPSRERGVSDDEQRNNEGRNEDNREPVEERDRSRSREKSEVDVSEGCSLLVRNLRFETSPGRVRHHFERYGPVRDVYLPLDYYTRRPRGFGFVEYMDPRDAQDAVNRLDGSLLDGSTIRVVVAHDRRKSPETMRRIQRDSGRGPRMGGPPSRYDHRPSGGYPPEHGYRGGRYRDDYYGGRRQGGYRDDDRNYRPKRRYSSRSPSYHSPRGRSVSRSPYRGGSISREHSHSISRDPYQGKRYRK is encoded by the coding sequence ATGACGTTCTCAGTAGAGTTAGGCGATGATGGGATTGGTGGTGATAACTCGACAAAGAAAGTATATATAGATTACAATGATGGTGGAGACGAAAATAGAGAAGGGGACAGAAAGATTGACGAGTCTAAATCCCCTTCAAGAGAAAGAGGAGTATCTGATGATGAACAACGTAACAATGAAGGAAGGAATGAAGATAATAGAGAACCAGTTGAAGAGAGGGATAGATCACGTTCCCGTGAAAAGTCAGAAGTTGATGTATCTGAGGGATGCAGCTTACTTGTTCGTAATCTGCGCTTTGAGACATCTCCCGGTCGTGTAAGACACCATTTCGAGAGATATGGTCCAGTGAGGGATGTCTATCTTCCTCTTGATTACTATACTAGAAGACCTAGAGGATTCGGATTTGTGGAATATATGGACCCAAGAGATGCACAAGATGCAGTTAATAGATTAGATGGAAGTTTATTGGACGGAAGCACTATTAGAGTTGTTGTAGCTCACGATCGTAGAAAGAGTCCGGAAACTATGAGAAGAATTCAAAGAGATTCTGGAAGAGGTCCCAGAATGGGAGGTCCTCCATCCCGTTATGATCATCGACCATCTGGAGGTTATCCACCAGAGCATGGTTACAGGGGAGGAAGATATAGAGACGATTATTATGGTGGAAGGAGACAAGGTGGCTATCGAGATGATGATAGGAACTACAGGCCTAAGAGACGCTATTCAAGCAGAAGTCCCAGTTATCATTCACCAAGAGGAAGAAGTGTTAGTAGGTCTCCATACAGAGGCGGAAGCATAAGTAGAGAGCACAGTCATTCGATTAGTCGTGACCCATATCAGGGCAAGAGATACCGAAAATAG